From one Lolium rigidum isolate FL_2022 chromosome 4, APGP_CSIRO_Lrig_0.1, whole genome shotgun sequence genomic stretch:
- the LOC124707628 gene encoding PWWP domain-containing protein 2-like produces MVDSADGDPVADEEVMVVQGSFAAAEDVDATMVESAGLQGEAGSNMVQGSLAAAVEDFDATMVESAGLQDEAGSNMVQGSLAAVEDVDVTMVESGGLQGEAGSNMAQAQTIAVETVEKSDSAASPQHDEAGESEDGQRARFHLPPRDSEDGFRVTDLVWAQLEGHPWWPGEIFDPSHASELALKHQKKGNHLVAFFGDSSFAWCDDSQLKPFMPNFSQMEKQGNSDDAFTIAVNHALQELSRRILSATSCSCLPEEFSDNGMSYMVENSGLKAGVTCSMVNKAQMLKSFSPDSLLHYVTSLALSPGQGGDLQDLVIACSQLMSFYRSKGCPEIASFQSASGWGENDIDSLSIKNVMLGQSVTTEVQPNHVKPKRGRGRPRKRKPEELMEKEPIVKPQNYPNSTAETECGEFDISGKKSAKKRRVKRHNGVNPNTLPCPKLEPNDHMQDAYWLGLSLHGSPTPSLKGASGKTRPVRRRRPTWRVCAPSSDLSPPIHNTQPETLGHNRKIHVVKRSIIHVDEKMVHEVKPTALVLSFDGSTDLPSEMDLIRMFSQCGPLKETETEVQGNTKTVKVVFKKRVDAERAFTVAGKFGSFGPSLRSFRLVEMPFSLSTAELNYPKLCPEDSGLKIPAPRLSGVSLDSAQVDVINKADKASDEHHVEDGQTT; encoded by the exons ATGGTGGATTCCGCGGACGGGGACCCGGTGGCGgatgaggaggtgatggtggtgcaGGGGAGTTTCGCTGCGGCGGAAGATGTTGATGCGACGATGGTGGAGTCTGCTGGATTGCAGGGCGAGGCCGGCAGTAACATGGTGCAGGGGAGTCTCGCTGCTGCGGTGGAAGATTTTGATGCGACGATGGTGGAGTCTGCTGGATTGCAGGACGAGGCCGGCAGTAACATGGTGCAGGGGAGTTTGGCTGCTGTGGAAGATGTTGATGTGACGATGGTGGAGTCTGGTGGATTGCAGGGTGAGGCCGGCAGTAACATGGCGCAGGCGCAGACTATTGCTGTCGAGACCGTGGAAAAATCAGATTCTGCGGCGTCTCCTCAACATGATGAAGCAG GTGAGAGCGAAGATGGACAGCGTGCTAGATTCCATCTCCCTCCACGTGATTCCGAAGATGGCTTCCGAGTTACTGATCTTGTCTGGGCTCAGTTAGAAGGCCATCCTTGGTGGCCTGGTGAAATTTTTGACCCCTCACATGCATCTGAGTTGGCACTGAAGCATCAGAAGAAGGGCAACCACCTGGTAGCATTTTTTGGCGACAGTTCTTTCGCGTGGTGTGATGACTCCCAGTTGAAGCCTTTCATGCCCAACTTTTCACAGATGGAGAAGCAGGGCAACTCTGATGATGCCTTCACCATTGCAGTCAACCATGCTCTTCAAGAGCTCTCAAGGCGGATATTGTCAGCGACGAGTTGCTCTTGTCTCCCAGAAGAGTTCTCTGACAATGGCATGTCTTATATGGTTGAGAACTCTGGGCTCAAGGCTGGAGTTACTTGCTCTATGGTTAACAAAGCTCAGATGCTAAAAAGTTTCAGTCCAGATAGCCTTCTTCATTATGTTACGTCGCTGGCTCTGTCCCCTGGCCAAGGAGGTGATCTGCAGGATTTAGTCATAGCTTGCTCTCAGCTTATGTCATTCTATCGGTCTAAAGGGTGCCCTGAAATTGCATCATTTCAATCTGCCAGTGGATGGGGAGAGAATGACATCGACAGTCTATCCATCAAGAACGTCATGCTGGGGCAAAGTGTCACCACTGAAGTGCAACCTAATCATGTTAAGCCCAAAAGAGGTAGGGGAAGACCTCGTAAGCGAAAGCCTGAAGAGTTGATGGAGAAAGAGCCCATTGTGAAGCCGCAGAATTATCCCAACAGCACTGCTGAAACAGAGTGTGGTGAATTTGACATCTCTGGGAAGAAGTCCGCCAAAAAGAGACGCGTGAAGAGGCACAATGGTGTGAACCCCAACACTTTGCCTTGTCCTAAGTTAGAACCAAATGACCATATGCAGGATGCCTACTGGTTGGGACTGAGTTTACACGGTAGCCCAACTCCTAGCCTCAAAGGAGCAAGTGGCAAAACAAGGCCGGTACGTAGGCGGAGACCAACATGGCGGGTATGTGCGCCTTCGTCAGATCTTTCTCCCCCTATACATAATACTCAGCCTGAAACGTTGGGTCATAACAGAAAGATACATGTGGTAAAAAGATCAATTATCCATGTTGATGAGAAGATGGTCCACGAGGTAAAACCCACTGCACTTGTTTTGAGCTTTGACGGGTCAACTGATCTTCCTTCAGAAATGGATCTTATTAGGATGTTCAGTCAGTGTGGACCATTAAAAGAAACCGAGACTGAAGTTCAGGGGAACACAAAGACTGTAAAAGTTGTCTTCAAGAAACGTGTTGATGCTGAAAGGGCTTTTACTGTTGCTGGCAAATTTGGCTCTTTTGGACCTTCACTCCGCAGTTTTCGGCTTGTGGAAATGCCATTTTCCCTAAGCACAGCTGAGCTGAATTATCCTAAGTTATGCCCTGAAGATAGCGGCCTAAAGATTCCTG CTCCCAGGTTGTCTGGAGTTTCGCTGGATTCTGCGCAAGTTGACGTTATCAACAAAGCCGACAAAGCGTCAGATGAACACCACGTTGAGGATGGTCAAACAACATGA
- the LOC124705833 gene encoding protein IQ-DOMAIN 3-like, giving the protein MGKKVRWFDAVQRILSTSSESDREEKEEKKAERPTSKLNFKKLWQFGKSSSSNSSSSAAPETAPAAHPQPPPPSPSRPDRQKAVEVTEAKFAGTATASEQNDGRYQVRTAEAVVCATSTVTPRALDRSEEEVAAVRIQTACRGYLARREYRRARAQARLMSLLEGIAVRRQTEEALYCMQTMTRVQTQIYSRRAKTEEDKKALRRQIQLKQGLDKTKTGEGWDHSHQSKEQMEATLAMKQEAASRRQKALSYAFSRQWRNRNPASSSSGRAALTQSSNPPMYMDPGCPNWGWSWSERWIAAARPWECQTAPQPDKDKDRAPATPKTPGRAAKPRVSISIQIPTTPTGRSPRLPSPSTPTRPRSPSVLGKTITPPARLPSPRGSPLHRSATLLSERPRSSQEHLGSGGMEAALRRTTSMRSGETPRRISVRARDADTGDTGGAPVTPSYMQQTKSVKAKARCASPIAADRAELTVRVRPVSSPSVQRRMPLEFAEKPGASSSPRTPSNSKAKPEVRAKRPPSPRFLV; this is encoded by the exons ATGGGGAAGAAGGTGAGGTGGTTTGATGCCGTGCAGAGGATCCTGAGCACGTCGTCGGAGTCTGATCGTGAGGAGAaggaagaaaag AAGGCCGAGAGACCGACGAGCAAACTGAACTTCAAGAAGTTATGGCAGTTCGGCAAGTCCAGTTCGTCCAACTCCTCGTCCTCCGCCGCGCCGGAGACCGCTCCGGCGGCACATCCGCAGCCTCCCCCGCCGTCCCCGTCGCGGCCTGATCGGCAGAAGGCTGTGGAGGTCACAGAGGCCAAATTCGCCggcacggcgacggcgagcgagCAAAACGATGGCAGATACCAGGTGCGGACGGCAGAGGCAGTCGTCTGTGCTACGTCCACCGTCACGCCAAGAGCGCTCGACCGttcagaggaggaggtcgccgccgtcaGGATTCAGACGGCTTGCAGGGGCTATCTG GCAAGGAGAGAGTACCGGCGGGCAAGAGCACAGGCTCGGCTGATGTCGCTGCTGGAGGGGATCGCCGTCAGGCGCCAGACAGAGGAGGCACTGTACTGTATGCAGACGATGACGAGGGTTCAAACCCAGATATACTCGAGAAGGGCCAAGACTGAGGAGGACAAGAAAGCTCTCAGGAGACAGATCCAGCTTAAGCAAGGGCTTGACAAAACGAAG ACTGGTGAAGGCTGGGATCATAGCCACCAGTCCAAGGAGCAGATGGAAGCCACGCTTGCGATGAAGCAAGAAGCTGCGTCGAGGCGGCAAAAGGCGCTCTCGTACGCGTTCTCTCGTCAG TGGCGGAACAGAAACCCTGCTTCGTCTTCTTCGGGACGAGCTGCGCTGACGCAGTCGTCGAATCCGCCAATGTACATGGACCCCGGCTGCCCCAACTGGGGCTGGAGCTGGTCGGAGCGCTGGATTGCGGCGGCCAGGCCGTGGGAGTGCCAGACCGCGCCGCAGCCGGACAAGGACAAGGACCGCGCCCCTGCTACGCCCAAGACCCCCGGCCGGGCCGCGAAGCCGAGGGTGTCCATCTCCATCCAGATACCCACCACGCCGACAGGCAGATCTCCCAGGCTGCCCTCGCCATCGACCCCGACGCGGCCGCGATCGCCGTCGGTGCTGGGTAAGACGATCACGCCGCCGGCGCGGTTGCCGAGCCCGAGGGGAAGCCCGCTCCACAGGTCGGCGACCCTGCTGTCGGAGCGCCCACGGAGCAGCCAAGAGCACCTGGGGAGCGGCGGGATGGAGGCGGCGCTGCGGCGGACGACCAGCATGCGGTCGGGGGAGACGCCGAGGAGGATAAGCGTGAGAGCAAGGGACGCCGACACGGGCGACACTGGCGGCGCGCCGGTGACGCCCAGCTACATGCAGCAGACCAAGTCCGTCAAGGCAAAGGCCCGGTGCGCAAGCCCCATAGCGGCCGACAGGGCCGAGCTCACAGTGAGGGTGCGTCCCGTGTCCTCGCCGTCGGTGCAGAGGCGCATGCCGCTGGAGTTCGCGGAGAAACCgggcgcgtcgtcgtcgccgaggACGCCCAGCAACAGCAAGGCGAAGCCGGAGGTCAGGGCGAAGCGGCCTCCCAGTCCCAGGTTTTTGGTTTAG